One Ostrinia nubilalis chromosome 4, ilOstNubi1.1, whole genome shotgun sequence DNA window includes the following coding sequences:
- the LOC135071517 gene encoding traB domain-containing protein-like isoform X1, whose amino-acid sequence MRYQVCCFVRQFSKSLETVALCKQHQKLNTLCSTLSRRNYSDIPLPSSATLLQNDKQATVVLLGTVHFSKQSVEDVSQIVRVLNPNAILVELCRQRVSLLELDDKKFLEDAKNFDARKMKEAVKGQNFVSGMLHAMLLKTYADIAKELGVAPGGEFRRAYHEMKKIPGCKLFLGDRPIQITIARAFQSLSVYELGQVLYHLTTANPKPLDKQQLERYKDKDFVQAQFEEITRDVPAFKKIFHVFVDERDKCLAYSIQECVRTVPEGPRVLAVVGMGHVDGIMKYYGKMKQEDIVPLLFLPPRPFYTVLIRKGLKFTFYFLLFSFFYRIIFG is encoded by the exons ATGAGATACCAAGTATGTTGCTTTGTTAGGCAGTTCAGCAAAAGTCTTGAAACCGTTGCATTGTGTAAACAGCATCAAAAACTAAACA CTCTATGTTCAACACTTTCCCGAAGAAACTATTCTGATATACCTCTACCATCTTCAGCAACTCTGTTACAAAATGATAAGCAAGCAACAGTTGTGTTACTGGGCACAGTGCATTTCAGCAAGCAGTCAGTGGAAGATGTTTCCCAG ATAGTACGAGTTTTAAACCCAAATGCAATTCTTGTGGAGTTATGTCGACAAAGAGTGTCGTTATTAGAATTGGACGATAAGAAATTTTTGGAAGATGCCAAAAATTTTGATGCCCGCAAAATGAA GGAAGCAGTTAAAGGACAAAACTTTGTATCCGGTATGTTACACGCTATGCTACTCAAGACCTACGCCGATATTGCGAAAGAGCTAGGCGTCGCACCGGGTGGAGAATTTCGAAGAGCTTATCACGAG atgaaaaaaataccagGATGCAAGTTGTTCTTGGGCGATCGACCAATTCAAATAACTATAGCAAGAGCATTTCAATCCTTGAGTGTATATGAGCTAGGCCAAGTCTTGTACCATCTGACTACAGCAAATCCGAAGCCTTTaga CAAACAGCAATTGGAGAGATACAAAGACAAAGATTTCGTGCAAGCACAGTTTGAAGAGATCACAAGAGATGTCCCGGCtttcaaaaaaatattccaCGTGTTCGTTGACGAACGTGATAAATGTCTAGCGTATTCTATTCAGGAGTGTGTTCGTACTG TACCTGAAGGTCCCCGGGTACTGGCCGTTGTGGGAATGGGTCATGTAGATGGTATAATGAAATACTACGGTAAAATGAAACAAGAAGACATTGTACCACTGTTATT CCTACCACCACGGCCGTTTTACACTGTGCTAATCCGGAAGGGATTAAAattcactttttattttttactattctCTTTCTTTTATAGAATTATATTtggttaa
- the LOC135071092 gene encoding traB domain-containing protein-like isoform X1, whose translation MDPADHLIKHEKISLEEDPILMRPNVSGSKCEIVNECQMFLRAEDGGGDAHMSLTGNMLPDKDEKPKFVTSTPDQKKESPSDNLIADSNPECDIEGVPDLPLDDGLPSTVTVLDAPDGGKVYLVGTAHFSIQSQEDVSRVIQEVNPHIVMVELCEQRTNILLLDEEIILREAKNINIKKIRATMAQNGVFNGLMYILLLNMSAHITRELGMAPGGEFRRAMAEAKKIPNCIVQLGDRAIDITLHRALASLSWGQTIRFIWHLLTSNQTISVEEVEKCKQKKMLEDMLEEMAEEFPALKRVFVVERDMFLCHSLQVAALQPRREPCRIVGVVGIGHVAGIVEHWGKIRQQDIAPLLKVPPPSLSTRVIRVSVRVACVGAVVYAAYKLLPRRWLSPL comes from the exons ATGGATCCTGCTGATCATCTAATTAAACATGAAAAAATTAGTTTGGAGGAGGACCCCATCCTCATGAGACCCAATGTATCAGGCTCAAAATGTGAAATAGTCAATGAATGCCAGATGTTTCTTAGGGCTGAAGACGGTGGAGGTGATGCCCATATGAGCCTGACCGGAAACATGCTTCCAGACAAGGATG AAAAGCCGAAATTTGTTACGTCTACTCCAGATCAGAAGAAAGAGAGTCCTTCTGACAATCTTATAGCAGACTCCAATCCTGAATGTGATATTGAAG GAGTCCCTGATCTACCGCTGGATGATGGGTTACCTAGTACTGTGACAGTGCTGGATGCTCCGGATGGTGGGAAAGTATACTTAGTGGGCACTGCACATTTCAGCATACAATCACAGGAGGATGTTTCTAGG GTCATTCAAGAAGTGAACCCTCACATTGTGATGGTGGAACTGTGTGAGCAGCGAACTAACATTTTGTTATTAGACGAAGAGATTATACTAAGAGAAGCTAagaatataaatatcaaaaagataag GGCAACAATGGCCCAAAATGGGGTTTTCAACGGCCTGATGTACATCCTACTGCTGAATATGTCTGCGCACATTACGCGGGAATTGGGAATGGCTCCTGGTGGTGAATTCCGACGCGCAATGGCGGag GCCAAAAAGATACCAAATTGCATCGTCCAGTTGGGTGATAGGGCCATTGACATCACATTACATCGAGCCTTAGCCTCTTTGTCCTGGGGGCAGACGATTAGATTTATATGGCATTTGCTCACTTCCAATCAAACTATTAG TGTGGAAGAAGTAGAAAAGTGCAAACAAAAGAAAATGCTAGAAGACATGTTAGAGGAGATGGCCGAAGAGTTCCCCGCGCTCAAACGAGTCTTCGTTGTGGAGAGAGACATGTTCCTTTGCCATTCGCTGCAAGTTGCCGCCCTGCAACCCC gTCGAGAACCTTGCCGTATCGTTGGAGTGGTGGGAATCGGACATGTCGCAGGCATCGTTGAACACTGGGGCAAGATCCGGCAGCAGGATATTGCGCCTTTACTCAA GGTGCCTCCTCCGTCGCTGTCGACACGCGTGATCCGCGTTTCGGTGCGCGTGGCATGCGTAGGCGCGGTGGTTTATGCAGCGTACAAGTTATTGCCGCGCCGCTGGCTCTCGCCGCTTTGA
- the LOC135071105 gene encoding formylglycine-generating enzyme, with the protein MFYYILTICLLLQFVQTFEKKSDCGCNAFDEGRKYSAENNFLESINKNLEQCHSNSELTDPKDIPNENMLLIPGGEYQVGTDDIAIETDKEGPKRMVKLSKFLLDKYEVSNRDFDHFARVTNYKTEAEVFGDSFVFTLFLNNTFKDQLKDFRVVQAPWWYKVAGANWRHPHGPDSEISDIMDHPVAHVSWSDAKAFCKWRGARLPTEAEWEAACRGGQRNTKYPWGDKLFPNKKHMANIWQGTFPTHNSAKDGFIGTNAVDLFPENGFGLHNMAGNVWEWTEDPWSKELPKEKVKKGGSYLCHRSYCYRYRCSARSHNTEDSSAGNLGFRCAKSI; encoded by the exons AtgttttactatattttgactaTTTGTCTACTGCTACAATTCGTACAAACATTTGAGAAGAAAAGTGATTGTGGTTGCAATGCTTTCGATGAGGGTCGTAAGTACTCTGCTGAGAACAACTTTTTAgaatctataaataaaaacttggAGCAGTGTCATTCTAATAGCGAATTAACTGATCCAAAAGATATTCCAAACGAAAATATGTTGCTCATACCTGGTGGTGAATATCAGGTTGGCACAGACGACATCGCTATTGAGACAGACAAAGAAGGGCCAAAAAGGATGGTGAAGTTAAGCAAATTCTTATTAGATAAATACGAGGTGTCAAATAGAGATTTTGATCATTTTGCCAGAGTAACAAATTATAAGACTGAAGCTGAAGTTTTTGGAGATAGTTTTGTATTTACATTATTTCTTAACAATACATTTAAGGATCAACTAAAAGATTTTAGAGTTGTACAGGCGCCTTGGTGGTATAAAGTAGCGGGCGCAAACTGGAGACATCCTCACGGGCCTGATTCTGAGATATCAG ATATTATGGACCACCCTGTGGCACATGTGTCATGGTCAGATGCCAAAGCATTTTGTAAGTGGAGAGGAGCCCGTCTCCCAACGGAAGCTGAGTGGGAGGCAGCGTGTCGCGGTGGACAACGCAACACCAAATATCCTTGGGGTGACAAACTATTTCCAAATAAAAAACACAT gGCAAACATCTGGCAGGGTACTTTCCCCACTCATAATTCAGCTAAAGATGGATTCATTGGCACAAATGCTGTTGATTTATTTCCTGAAAATGGTTTTGGACTTCATAACATGGCAGGAAATGTTTGGGAGTGGACTGAAGATCCCTGGTCAAAAGAACTT ccaaaagagAAAGTAAAAAAGGGTGGGTCATACCTATGTCATCGATCATATTGCTACCGTTACCGATGCTCAGCAAGATCACACAATACAGAAGACAGTTCTGCTGGAAATCTTGGGTTTCGCTGTGCCAAATCTATTTGA
- the LOC135071369 gene encoding tRNA N6-adenosine threonylcarbamoyltransferase, mitochondrial-like, producing the protein MAFILRKCVKIVKSGLPIRNVRDLTSRKTILGIETSCDDTGCAVVNSNGVILGESLYSQNLIHVRYGGVNPLVAYELHRNNIELAVKEALDKSSIKIENVDAIAVTTQPGMLINLKVGVKYAKYLAKLSGKPLIPIHHMEAHALAARMYEEIPFPFLVLLISGGHCLLALVRDVDDYLLLGKSLDNPPGEIMDKVARRMKLKNIAEYSKVAGGRAIELAALKAKDMNSFEFPLPIVKSRDCNFSFSGLKDSVIRKLLKKESEHGVMGDEIIPEVHELCASFQCAIAEHLAHRTERAVVFCEQKKLITEPNRNIVVSGGVACNNFIFKAIEVIGTKMGYNVFRPPPKLCTDNGIMIAWNGIEKLKKKSILVTNIDDKDIHPVAPLGKSYIDEVVKSNIPVKVTRINKYLKL; encoded by the coding sequence ATGGCCTTTATTCTAAGAAAATGCGTAAAAATAGTGAAAAGTGGTCTACCCATTAGAAATGTAAGAGATTTAACATCCAGAAAGACTATTTTAGGAATAGAAACATCCTGCGATGATACAGGGTGCGCAGTTGTTAACAGCAATGGAGTCATTCTAGGAGAATCTCTGTATTCTCAAAATTTAATACATGTACGATATGGTGGAGTGAATCCTTTAGTGGCATATGAATTGCATCGTAACAATATAGAACTAGCTGTGAAGGAAGCTTTAGATAAATCAtcaataaaaattgaaaatgttgATGCCATAGCAGTGACAACCCAACCTGGAATGCTAATTAACTTGAAAGTTGGGGTCAAATATGCCAAATATTTAGCTAAACTAAGTGGCAAGCCATTAATACCGATACATCACATGGAAGCCCATGCTTTAGCCGCTAGAATgtatgaggagattccattcccatttttggttttattaatATCTGGTGGACACTGCCTTCTAGCTCTAGTAAGAGATGTTGATGATTATCTTCTTCTTGGTAAATCCTTAGATAACCCTCCAGGCGAGATCATGGACAAAGTGGCTAGAAGAATGAAGCTAAAAAATATTGCTGAATATTCTAAAGTAGCTGGTGGTAGAGCTATAGAATTGGCAGCATTGAAAGCAAAAGATATGAATTCATTTGAATTTCCGTTGCCTATAGTGAAATCTAGGGATTGCAATTTTAGCTTTAGTGGATTAAAAGACTCTGTTATAAGAAAATTACTCAAAAAAGAGTCCGAACATGGTGTGATGGGTGATGAAATCATACCTGAAGTCCATGAATTATGTGCCTCATTTCAATGTGCTATAGCTGAACATTTAGCTCACAGAACTGAAAGGGCTGTAGTTTTTTGTGAGCAAAAGAAACTTATAACTGAACCAAATAGGAATATTGTAGTTTCTGGGGGTGTAGCTTGCAATAACTTTATATTTAAAGCTATTGAAGTTATTGGAACCAAAATGGGATATAATGTTTTTCGTCCGCCTCCAAAATTATGTACTGATAATGGTATCATGATTGCTTGGAATGGTATTGagaaattgaagaaaaaatccATTTTAGTTACAAATATAGATGATAAAGATATTCATCCTGTAGCTCCATTAGGCAAAAGTTATATTGATGAAGTGGTTAAATCTAATATACCTGTTAAAGTtactagaataaataaatacttgaaatTGTAG
- the LOC135071092 gene encoding traB domain-containing protein-like isoform X2, which produces MSLTGNMLPDKDEKPKFVTSTPDQKKESPSDNLIADSNPECDIEGVPDLPLDDGLPSTVTVLDAPDGGKVYLVGTAHFSIQSQEDVSRVIQEVNPHIVMVELCEQRTNILLLDEEIILREAKNINIKKIRATMAQNGVFNGLMYILLLNMSAHITRELGMAPGGEFRRAMAEAKKIPNCIVQLGDRAIDITLHRALASLSWGQTIRFIWHLLTSNQTISVEEVEKCKQKKMLEDMLEEMAEEFPALKRVFVVERDMFLCHSLQVAALQPRREPCRIVGVVGIGHVAGIVEHWGKIRQQDIAPLLKVPPPSLSTRVIRVSVRVACVGAVVYAAYKLLPRRWLSPL; this is translated from the exons ATGAGCCTGACCGGAAACATGCTTCCAGACAAGGATG AAAAGCCGAAATTTGTTACGTCTACTCCAGATCAGAAGAAAGAGAGTCCTTCTGACAATCTTATAGCAGACTCCAATCCTGAATGTGATATTGAAG GAGTCCCTGATCTACCGCTGGATGATGGGTTACCTAGTACTGTGACAGTGCTGGATGCTCCGGATGGTGGGAAAGTATACTTAGTGGGCACTGCACATTTCAGCATACAATCACAGGAGGATGTTTCTAGG GTCATTCAAGAAGTGAACCCTCACATTGTGATGGTGGAACTGTGTGAGCAGCGAACTAACATTTTGTTATTAGACGAAGAGATTATACTAAGAGAAGCTAagaatataaatatcaaaaagataag GGCAACAATGGCCCAAAATGGGGTTTTCAACGGCCTGATGTACATCCTACTGCTGAATATGTCTGCGCACATTACGCGGGAATTGGGAATGGCTCCTGGTGGTGAATTCCGACGCGCAATGGCGGag GCCAAAAAGATACCAAATTGCATCGTCCAGTTGGGTGATAGGGCCATTGACATCACATTACATCGAGCCTTAGCCTCTTTGTCCTGGGGGCAGACGATTAGATTTATATGGCATTTGCTCACTTCCAATCAAACTATTAG TGTGGAAGAAGTAGAAAAGTGCAAACAAAAGAAAATGCTAGAAGACATGTTAGAGGAGATGGCCGAAGAGTTCCCCGCGCTCAAACGAGTCTTCGTTGTGGAGAGAGACATGTTCCTTTGCCATTCGCTGCAAGTTGCCGCCCTGCAACCCC gTCGAGAACCTTGCCGTATCGTTGGAGTGGTGGGAATCGGACATGTCGCAGGCATCGTTGAACACTGGGGCAAGATCCGGCAGCAGGATATTGCGCCTTTACTCAA GGTGCCTCCTCCGTCGCTGTCGACACGCGTGATCCGCGTTTCGGTGCGCGTGGCATGCGTAGGCGCGGTGGTTTATGCAGCGTACAAGTTATTGCCGCGCCGCTGGCTCTCGCCGCTTTGA
- the LOC135071093 gene encoding protein stunted isoform X2, translating into MSAWRQAGLNYINYSNIAAKMLRRSLKPELRTEALKRDESHVRITPWANGRPAHEKD; encoded by the exons ATGAGTGCTTGGAGGCAAGCCGGTTTAAA TTACATAAACTACTCCAATATCGCTGCCAAGATGCTCCGCCGGTCACTGAAGCCTGAATTACGGACTGAAGCGTTAAAGCGAGACGAGTCCCATGTCCGAATTACACCTTGGGCTAACGGCAGACCAGCTc ATGAAAAGGATTAA
- the LOC135071092 gene encoding traB domain-containing protein-like isoform X3: MLLKRKRTRTKKKPKFVTSTPDQKKESPSDNLIADSNPECDIEGVPDLPLDDGLPSTVTVLDAPDGGKVYLVGTAHFSIQSQEDVSRVIQEVNPHIVMVELCEQRTNILLLDEEIILREAKNINIKKIRATMAQNGVFNGLMYILLLNMSAHITRELGMAPGGEFRRAMAEAKKIPNCIVQLGDRAIDITLHRALASLSWGQTIRFIWHLLTSNQTISVEEVEKCKQKKMLEDMLEEMAEEFPALKRVFVVERDMFLCHSLQVAALQPRREPCRIVGVVGIGHVAGIVEHWGKIRQQDIAPLLKVPPPSLSTRVIRVSVRVACVGAVVYAAYKLLPRRWLSPL; this comes from the exons ATGCTACTAAAAAGAAAACGAACAAGGACAAAAA AAAAGCCGAAATTTGTTACGTCTACTCCAGATCAGAAGAAAGAGAGTCCTTCTGACAATCTTATAGCAGACTCCAATCCTGAATGTGATATTGAAG GAGTCCCTGATCTACCGCTGGATGATGGGTTACCTAGTACTGTGACAGTGCTGGATGCTCCGGATGGTGGGAAAGTATACTTAGTGGGCACTGCACATTTCAGCATACAATCACAGGAGGATGTTTCTAGG GTCATTCAAGAAGTGAACCCTCACATTGTGATGGTGGAACTGTGTGAGCAGCGAACTAACATTTTGTTATTAGACGAAGAGATTATACTAAGAGAAGCTAagaatataaatatcaaaaagataag GGCAACAATGGCCCAAAATGGGGTTTTCAACGGCCTGATGTACATCCTACTGCTGAATATGTCTGCGCACATTACGCGGGAATTGGGAATGGCTCCTGGTGGTGAATTCCGACGCGCAATGGCGGag GCCAAAAAGATACCAAATTGCATCGTCCAGTTGGGTGATAGGGCCATTGACATCACATTACATCGAGCCTTAGCCTCTTTGTCCTGGGGGCAGACGATTAGATTTATATGGCATTTGCTCACTTCCAATCAAACTATTAG TGTGGAAGAAGTAGAAAAGTGCAAACAAAAGAAAATGCTAGAAGACATGTTAGAGGAGATGGCCGAAGAGTTCCCCGCGCTCAAACGAGTCTTCGTTGTGGAGAGAGACATGTTCCTTTGCCATTCGCTGCAAGTTGCCGCCCTGCAACCCC gTCGAGAACCTTGCCGTATCGTTGGAGTGGTGGGAATCGGACATGTCGCAGGCATCGTTGAACACTGGGGCAAGATCCGGCAGCAGGATATTGCGCCTTTACTCAA GGTGCCTCCTCCGTCGCTGTCGACACGCGTGATCCGCGTTTCGGTGCGCGTGGCATGCGTAGGCGCGGTGGTTTATGCAGCGTACAAGTTATTGCCGCGCCGCTGGCTCTCGCCGCTTTGA
- the LOC135071107 gene encoding very long chain fatty acid elongase AAEL008004-like isoform X2 → MALILQYINDMHVIMDKYGDPRTNPWFLMSSPFPTLIICLSYIYLVKVIGPRFMENRKPYELKNLLIAYNFIQVLFSTWLFYESLMGGWLKHYSFRCQPVDYSDNPIANRMVNVCWWYYFSKFTEFFDTIFFVLRKKFDHVSTLHVIHHGVMPMSVWFGVKFTPGGHSTFFGLLNTFVHIIMYSYYMLAAMGPHMRPYLWWKRYLTTLQMVQFVGIMVHAFQLLFIDCDYPRAFVWWIGMHAVMFFFLFKDFYNQSYSKPKVRARDRSPAPVSAGAVAGATTLKEAYANGTRNGYSNGHGHGVARARTVLPAGN, encoded by the exons ATGGCGCTAATACTACAATACATAAATGACATGCACGTAATAATGGACAAATATGGAG atCCTCGGACAAATCCATGGTTCCTAATGAGTTCTCCATTTCCTACATTAATAATTTGCTTAAGCTATATTTATCTAGTCAAG gttatAGGACCCAGGTTTATGGAAAACAGAAAACCTTATgaattaaaaaatcttttaatagCATACAACTTTATCCAAGTCCTGTTCAGCACGTGGCTATTTTATGAG AGTTTGATGGGGGGTTGGCTGAAACATTACAGCTTTCGGTGTCAACCTGTGGACTACTCAGACAATCCTATAGCCAATAGA ATGGTCAACGTTTGCTGGTGGTATTATTTCTCAAAATTCACAGAATTCTTTGATACG ATCTTCTTTGTGCTCCGAAAGAAGTTTGACCACGTGTCAACGCTGCATGTGATCCACCACGGCGTGATGCCGATGTCGGTCTGGTTCGGCGTCAAGTTCACGCCGGGCGGCCACTCCACGTTCTTCGGGCTCCTCAACACCTTCGTCCACATCATCATGTACTCGTACTACATGCTCGCAGCCATGGGCCCCCACATGAGGCCATACTTGTGGTGGAAGAGATACCTCACCACCCTGCAAATG GTGCAATTCGTAGGAATAATGGTGCACGCATTCCAGTTATTGTTCATCGACTGTGACTACCCGCGGGCCTTCGTCTGGTGGATCGGAATGCACGCAGTCATGTTCTTCTTCCTCTTCAAAGACTTCTACAACCAGTCTTACTCTAAACCTAAG GTGCGTGCGCGTGATCGGTCACCGGCACCAGTGAGCGCGGGCGCGGTGGCGGGCGCCACGACGCTGAAGGAGGCGTACGCGAACGGCACCCGCAACGGCTACAGCAACGGGCACGGCCACGGCGTCGCGCGCGCGCGCACCGTGCTACCCGCCGGCAACTGA
- the LOC135071107 gene encoding very long chain fatty acid elongase AAEL008004-like isoform X1, which produces MALILQYINDMHVIMDKYGDPRTNPWFLMSSPFPTLIICLSYIYLVKVIGPRFMENRKPYELKNLLIAYNFIQVLFSTWLFYEIGASGWFTGRYSYQCQPVDHSKHPQTMRMVNVCWWYYFSKFTEFFDTIFFVLRKKFDHVSTLHVIHHGVMPMSVWFGVKFTPGGHSTFFGLLNTFVHIIMYSYYMLAAMGPHMRPYLWWKRYLTTLQMVQFVGIMVHAFQLLFIDCDYPRAFVWWIGMHAVMFFFLFKDFYNQSYSKPKVRARDRSPAPVSAGAVAGATTLKEAYANGTRNGYSNGHGHGVARARTVLPAGN; this is translated from the exons ATGGCGCTAATACTACAATACATAAATGACATGCACGTAATAATGGACAAATATGGAG atCCTCGGACAAATCCATGGTTCCTAATGAGTTCTCCATTTCCTACATTAATAATTTGCTTAAGCTATATTTATCTAGTCAAG gttatAGGACCCAGGTTTATGGAAAACAGAAAACCTTATgaattaaaaaatcttttaatagCATACAACTTTATCCAAGTCCTGTTCAGCACGTGGCTATTTTATGAG ATCGGGGCATCAGGCTGGTTCACAGGCAGGTATAGCTATCAGTGTCAGCCAGTCGACCACTCCAAACATCCACAAACAATGAGG ATGGTCAACGTTTGCTGGTGGTATTATTTCTCAAAATTCACAGAATTCTTTGATACG ATCTTCTTTGTGCTCCGAAAGAAGTTTGACCACGTGTCAACGCTGCATGTGATCCACCACGGCGTGATGCCGATGTCGGTCTGGTTCGGCGTCAAGTTCACGCCGGGCGGCCACTCCACGTTCTTCGGGCTCCTCAACACCTTCGTCCACATCATCATGTACTCGTACTACATGCTCGCAGCCATGGGCCCCCACATGAGGCCATACTTGTGGTGGAAGAGATACCTCACCACCCTGCAAATG GTGCAATTCGTAGGAATAATGGTGCACGCATTCCAGTTATTGTTCATCGACTGTGACTACCCGCGGGCCTTCGTCTGGTGGATCGGAATGCACGCAGTCATGTTCTTCTTCCTCTTCAAAGACTTCTACAACCAGTCTTACTCTAAACCTAAG GTGCGTGCGCGTGATCGGTCACCGGCACCAGTGAGCGCGGGCGCGGTGGCGGGCGCCACGACGCTGAAGGAGGCGTACGCGAACGGCACCCGCAACGGCTACAGCAACGGGCACGGCCACGGCGTCGCGCGCGCGCGCACCGTGCTACCCGCCGGCAACTGA
- the LOC135071093 gene encoding protein stunted isoform X1, protein MSAWRQAGLNYINYSNIAAKMLRRSLKPELRTEALKRDESHVRITPWANGRPAHLQQAAAK, encoded by the exons ATGAGTGCTTGGAGGCAAGCCGGTTTAAA TTACATAAACTACTCCAATATCGCTGCCAAGATGCTCCGCCGGTCACTGAAGCCTGAATTACGGACTGAAGCGTTAAAGCGAGACGAGTCCCATGTCCGAATTACACCTTGGGCTAACGGCAGACCAGCTc ACTTACAACAAGCAGCTGCCAAGTAG
- the LOC135071517 gene encoding traB domain-containing protein-like isoform X2 — protein MRYQVCCFVRQFSKSLETVALCKQHQKLNTLCSTLSRRNYSDIPLPSSATLLQNDKQATVVLLGTVHFSKQSVEDVSQIVRVLNPNAILVELCRQRVSLLELDDKKFLEDAKNFDARKMKEAVKGQNFVSGMLHAMLLKTYADIAKELGVAPGGEFRRAYHEMKKIPGCKLFLGDRPIQITIARAFQSLSVYELGQVLYHLTTANPKPLDKQQLERYKDKDFVQAQFEEITRDVPAFKKIFHVFVDERDKCLAYSIQECVRTVPEGPRVLAVVGMGHVDGIMKYYGKMKQEDIVPLLFG, from the exons ATGAGATACCAAGTATGTTGCTTTGTTAGGCAGTTCAGCAAAAGTCTTGAAACCGTTGCATTGTGTAAACAGCATCAAAAACTAAACA CTCTATGTTCAACACTTTCCCGAAGAAACTATTCTGATATACCTCTACCATCTTCAGCAACTCTGTTACAAAATGATAAGCAAGCAACAGTTGTGTTACTGGGCACAGTGCATTTCAGCAAGCAGTCAGTGGAAGATGTTTCCCAG ATAGTACGAGTTTTAAACCCAAATGCAATTCTTGTGGAGTTATGTCGACAAAGAGTGTCGTTATTAGAATTGGACGATAAGAAATTTTTGGAAGATGCCAAAAATTTTGATGCCCGCAAAATGAA GGAAGCAGTTAAAGGACAAAACTTTGTATCCGGTATGTTACACGCTATGCTACTCAAGACCTACGCCGATATTGCGAAAGAGCTAGGCGTCGCACCGGGTGGAGAATTTCGAAGAGCTTATCACGAG atgaaaaaaataccagGATGCAAGTTGTTCTTGGGCGATCGACCAATTCAAATAACTATAGCAAGAGCATTTCAATCCTTGAGTGTATATGAGCTAGGCCAAGTCTTGTACCATCTGACTACAGCAAATCCGAAGCCTTTaga CAAACAGCAATTGGAGAGATACAAAGACAAAGATTTCGTGCAAGCACAGTTTGAAGAGATCACAAGAGATGTCCCGGCtttcaaaaaaatattccaCGTGTTCGTTGACGAACGTGATAAATGTCTAGCGTATTCTATTCAGGAGTGTGTTCGTACTG TACCTGAAGGTCCCCGGGTACTGGCCGTTGTGGGAATGGGTCATGTAGATGGTATAATGAAATACTACGGTAAAATGAAACAAGAAGACATTGTACCACTGTTATT TGGCTAA